The DNA window GTGAGCAGTGTCGACCTCGGCACGGTATGGGCGAGGGCCCTGGGCAACTTCCTCAACGAGAACGTGCCGATCCAGCAGCGGACGTGGCTGTCGATGGTGCGCCCGATCGCTCTGGCCAACGACACGATCGTGCTCGGCGTCCCCAACGACTTCCTCAAGGACCTCATCGAGGGCAAGCTGCGCCCGCTGGTCGCGCACGCGCTGTCGCAGGAGCTCGGCCGGACGATGCGACTGGCGGTGATGATCGACACGACGGCTCCCGAGCAGCACGTCGTCGACCTTCATCAACAGCCTGTGGCTCCCAGTTATCCCCAAGGTGTGGAGAACCAGCCGCGTTTCACACAGCACCTCCAACCGCAGGCCCAGCAGGCTTCCGAGCCTCCGCAGTTCTATTCTCCCCAACCCGAGCCGGAGCGTTCGTCCACCGAATATCCACAGCAGGGCTTCGCTTTTGAACAGGCGCAGCCGTACTCTCCGCCCGGCACGCCGCCCGTGGAGAAAACTCCGGAGCCGGCGCCGAATCGGTGGGAAGCAAAAAGCAGCAAACCCAGCGAACCCGCCCGGCTCAACCAGAAGTACACATTCGAGACTTTCGTCATCGGCGCCAGCAACCGGTTCGCGCACGCGGCCGCCGTGGCCGTCGCCGAGTCGCCGGCGAAGGCGTACAACCCGCTGTTCATCTACGGAGACTCGGGGCTGGGGAAGACCCACCTGCTGCACGCGATCGGGCATTACGCGCAGAGCCTCTACGACGGCGCCCGGGTGCGTTACGTGAGCTCCGAGGAGTTCACCAACGACTTCATCAACAGCATCCGCGACCACAAGGCCGACGGCTTCCGCGGCCGCTACCGGGCGATCGACATCCTGCTCGTCGACGACATCCAGTTCCTGGAGGGCAAGGAGCAGACGCAGGAGGAGTTCTTCCACACCTTCAACACCCTCCACAACGCCAACAAGCAGATCGTCATCTCCAGCGACCGCGCGCCGAAGCAGCTGATCACGCTGGAGGACCGGCTGCGCAACCGCTTCGAGTGGGGCCTGATCACCGACGTCCAGCCGCCCGAGCTGGAGACGCGCATCGCCATCCTGAGGAAGAAGGCCATCCAGGAGGGCCTGGCCGCGCCGCCCGAGGTGCTGGAGTACATCGCGAGCCGCATCTCCACCAACATCCGTGAGCTGGAGGGGGCGCTGATCAGGGTCACCGCGTTCGCCAGCCTCAACCGGCAGGGCGTCGACCTGCAGCTCGCCGAGGTGGTGCTGAAGGACCTCATCACCTCGGAGTCCGACACCGAGATCACCATCGCGGCGATCATGAGCGAGACCGCCAACTACTTCGGCATCAGCATCGACGACCTGTGCGGCACGTCGCGCAGCCGGGCGCTCGTCAACGCCCGGCAGATCGCCATGTATCTCGCGCGGGAGCTGACCGAGCTGTCGCTGCCGAAGATCGGCCAGCAGTTCGGCGGCCGCGACCACACCACCGTGATGCACGCCGAGCGGAAGATCCGCTCCCTGATCGCCGAGCGCAAGTCGATGTACAACCAGGTCAACGAGCTGACAATCCGCATCAAGCAGACACAGCGCGGATCCTGAGTGTTATGCACAGCCTGTGGAAAACACTGTGGAGCAGCGGAAACGTCGATTCGAGGCCGCTCGGCGCCCGGCAATGCCCCGAAAAATCCACCCACAAGGGCTGGGGACAAAGCTGGGGACATCTGGGGGAAACCTGGGGACGGTCCGTGGATAACGTGTGGACAGCGTGTGCACAACCGATCTGGGGCTCCAGAAGGGCCTCGCTTACCCCGTGGATAACCTGTGGAAACATCGTGGATAACCCCGGGTTCTCGGTGGATGAAGCGACCATGATCTGGGGACGGCCTGTGGGGAAAGATTCGCCGTCCCCAGGCGACCCCAGTTACCCCCAGGCGTCACACACACCCCCGGTGGATGAATTCAGGGCTGCTGACCTGGGCGAAGGCCAGTTGTCCACAGTTTCCACAGCCCCTAGTGTGATGACCTCTTCTATCTCTTACTAAGAAACTCAAAGACCCATAGTTGGGCTTCTCCCGGAGCGCGAGTGCGGGAGAGTGGATCCTCGAATCAACGACAGACCCAGGAGGCCGATCACCGTGATGTTCCGGATCGAGCGAGACGTACTCGCCGAGGCGGTGGCCTGGACGGCACGCAGCCTCCCGGCGCGCCCGTCGGTGCCCGTCCTCGCGGGCATGCGCCTGGAGGTCACCGACGACCAGCAGTTGAAGCTGTCCGGCTTCGACTACGAGGTCTCCGCCCAGGTGACGCTGGAGCTGCACACCGGCGAGCCCGGCGTGGTCCTGGTCTCCGGCAAGCTGCTCGCCGAGATCACCCGCGCCCTTCCCGCACAGCCTGTGGACTTCGTGGTCGACGGTGCCAAGGCGGTCGTCACCTGTGGCAGCGCGCGGTTCACCCTCCTCACCATGCCTGTGGAGGACTACCCGTCCCTGCCGGCCATGCCGCCGGCCGCGGGCCGCGTCGGCAGCGACGTGTTCGCCTCGGCCGTCTCCCAGGTGGCCGTCGCCGCCGGCCGCGACGACACCCTGCCGATGCTCACCGGCGTCCGCATGGAGATCGACGGCGACACCGTCACCCTCGCCGCCACCGACCGCTACCGGCTCGCCGTGCGCGAGCTGAAGTGGCAGCCCGGCCAGCCCGACTTCTCGGCCATCGCGATGATCCCGGGCAAGACGCTCGCCGACACCGCCAAGGCGCTCGGCAGCACCGGCGCCGAGGTCGAGATCGCGCTCAGCTCCGCGGGCGGCACCGGCGAGGGCATGATCGGCTTCTCCAGCGCCGGCCGCCGCACCACCACGCGCCTGCTGGACCCCGAGTTCCCGAAGTACCGCTCGCTGCTCCCCACCGAGTTCTCCGCGCGCGCCGACCTGTCCACAGGGCCGTTCGTCGAGGCGGTCAAGCGCGTGGCCCTCGTCGCCGAGCGCAACACCCCCGTACGCCTGGCGTTCCGCAGCGGCGAGGTCGTGCTGGAGGCCGGCAGCGGCGACGAAGCCCAGGCCGTCGAGGCCCTGCCCGTGGACTACGAGGGCGAGGAGATGAACATCGCCTTCAACCACCAGTTCCTGTTGGAGGGGCTCGGCGCGATCGACTCGGACATCGCGAGGCTCCAGATGACCACGTCCACGAAGCCCGCTATCCTCACGGGTGGCAAGCCTGTGGAGGACGGCGCCACCACCGACTACCGATATCTGATCATGCCCATCCGCCTGTCAGGCTGATCCTGTCATCGGGGATGATGAAAGCCTGACGAGGGGGTAGGGGAAAAGTCATGCAGATCGGCATGGTGGGACTGGGCAAGATGGGCGGCAACATGGCCGAGCGCCTGCGCCGCGGAGGTCATGACGTCGTCGGCTACGACCGCGACCCCTCGATCAGCGACGTGGAGAGCCTGAAGGGCCTCGTGGAGCGCCTGGAGGCGCCGCGCCTCGTCTGGGTCATGGTGCCCGCCGGCAAGCCCACCCAGTCCACCGTGGACGATCTCGGCGAGCTTCTCGACGAGGGCGACATCGTCGTCGACGGCGGCAACTCCCACTACGTGGACGACCAGAAGCACGCCGCCGAGCTGGCCCAGAAGGGCATCGGCTTCGTCGACTGCGGCGTGAGCGGCGGCGTGTGGGGCCTCCAGAACGGCTACGCGCTCATGTGCGGCGGCGACAAGGAGCACGTCGACCGCCTGATGCCGATCTTCGAGACCCTCAAGCCCGAGGGCGAGGACGGCTTCGTCCACGCGGGCGACGTCGGCGCCGGCCACTTCGCGAAGATGGTCCACAACGGCATCGAATACGGCATGATGCAGGCCTTCGCCGAGGGCTGGGAGCTGCTGGAGGCCTCCGACGTCGTCAAGGACGTACGAGGCTCCTTCGCGAGCTGGCGCACCGGCACCGTCATCCGCTCCTGGCTGCTCGACCTGCTGGTCCGGGCCCTCGACGACGACGAGCGCCTCGACCAGCTCCGCGGCTACGCGCAGGACTCCGGCGAGGGCCGCTGGACCGTCCAGGCCGCCGTCGACCACGCGGTGCCGCTGCCGGTCATCACCGCGGCCCTCTACGCCAGGTTCGCCTCGCGCCAGGAGGACTCCCCCGCGATGAAGGTCGTGGCCGCGCTGCGCAACCAGTTCGGCGGCCACGCGATCAACGCGACCGAGGGCAGCACCGCCAAGGGCGCCGACGCGCCGGGCGCGGACGTCACCCCGCCCAAGGAGGCCGACCGCTGACGGTCCTGCGACGGTGACCGCCCGCGGCGAGAGGTTTTCCACAGGACGCACGCCGGTGACCCCAGCGGCGGGCGAGGCCGACTAACCTCTTTGAGGTGCACGTCGCCCACCTCTCGCTGACCGACTTCCGGTCCTACGCCTCCGTCGAGCTCGGCCTGGAGCCGGGCGTCACGGCGTTCGTGGGGCCCAACGGCCAGGGCAAGACCAACCTGGTCGAGGCCCTCGGCTACGTCGCGACGCACTCCAGCCACCGGGTGGCGACCGACGCGCCCCTCGTCCGCCAGGGGGCCGCCAGGGCGATCGTGCGCTGCGCCCTCCACAGGGACGACCGGCGGGCGCTGATCGAGCTGGAGATCAACCCGGGGCGGGCCAACCGCGCGCGGCTCAACCGCTCCCCCGTCTCCCGGGCCCGCGACGTCGTGGGCCTGCTGCGCACGGTGCTGTTCGCCCCCGAGGACCTCGCGCTGTCCAAGGGCGACCCGTCCGAGCGCCGCCGCTTCCTCGACGACCTGCTGGTGGCCAGGGCACCCAGGTTCGCCGGCGTGCGCGCCGACTACGACCGGGTGCTGAAGCAGCGCGGCGCGCTGCTGCGCACGGCCGCGCAGGCCCGCAGGGGCAGCCGTGGCGCCCGCAGGCAGGACAGCGACAGCGCGTTCGCCGCCGCGGGCGCGGGCGACGTCCTGAGCACGCTGGAGGTGTGGGACGCCCACCTCGCCCGGCACGGGGCCGAGCTGCTGAAGGCGCGGCTGGAGCTGATCGAGGCACTGCGTCCCCTGGTCGCCGGCTCCTACGCGGCGCTGGCCCCGTCCAGCGCTCCCGCGACGCTGGCCTACCGCAGCACGTTGTCCACAGGTGGGGATGACGACGAGGGGGGTCAGGGCGGCGAATTCCCCGGTGAGCGGGGATCTTTCGATACGCAGACGTTATCCACAGACTTGGGGAAAACCCTTGAAGAGCGTCTGCGGGAGCGGCTGTCGGAGGTCCGCCAGTCGGAGCTGGAGCGGGGCGTCACGCTCGTCGGCCCCCACCGCGACGACCTGGTCCTCGGCCTGGGCGAGCTGCCCGCCCGCGGCTACGCCAGCCACGGGGAGTCGTGGTCGTTCGCGCTGGCGCTGAGGCTGGCCGCCTACGACCTGCTGCGGGCCGACGGCGGCGACCCCGT is part of the Nonomuraea coxensis DSM 45129 genome and encodes:
- the dnaA gene encoding chromosomal replication initiator protein DnaA: MSSVDLGTVWARALGNFLNENVPIQQRTWLSMVRPIALANDTIVLGVPNDFLKDLIEGKLRPLVAHALSQELGRTMRLAVMIDTTAPEQHVVDLHQQPVAPSYPQGVENQPRFTQHLQPQAQQASEPPQFYSPQPEPERSSTEYPQQGFAFEQAQPYSPPGTPPVEKTPEPAPNRWEAKSSKPSEPARLNQKYTFETFVIGASNRFAHAAAVAVAESPAKAYNPLFIYGDSGLGKTHLLHAIGHYAQSLYDGARVRYVSSEEFTNDFINSIRDHKADGFRGRYRAIDILLVDDIQFLEGKEQTQEEFFHTFNTLHNANKQIVISSDRAPKQLITLEDRLRNRFEWGLITDVQPPELETRIAILRKKAIQEGLAAPPEVLEYIASRISTNIRELEGALIRVTAFASLNRQGVDLQLAEVVLKDLITSESDTEITIAAIMSETANYFGISIDDLCGTSRSRALVNARQIAMYLARELTELSLPKIGQQFGGRDHTTVMHAERKIRSLIAERKSMYNQVNELTIRIKQTQRGS
- the dnaN gene encoding DNA polymerase III subunit beta produces the protein MMFRIERDVLAEAVAWTARSLPARPSVPVLAGMRLEVTDDQQLKLSGFDYEVSAQVTLELHTGEPGVVLVSGKLLAEITRALPAQPVDFVVDGAKAVVTCGSARFTLLTMPVEDYPSLPAMPPAAGRVGSDVFASAVSQVAVAAGRDDTLPMLTGVRMEIDGDTVTLAATDRYRLAVRELKWQPGQPDFSAIAMIPGKTLADTAKALGSTGAEVEIALSSAGGTGEGMIGFSSAGRRTTTRLLDPEFPKYRSLLPTEFSARADLSTGPFVEAVKRVALVAERNTPVRLAFRSGEVVLEAGSGDEAQAVEALPVDYEGEEMNIAFNHQFLLEGLGAIDSDIARLQMTTSTKPAILTGGKPVEDGATTDYRYLIMPIRLSG
- the gnd gene encoding phosphogluconate dehydrogenase (NAD(+)-dependent, decarboxylating) codes for the protein MQIGMVGLGKMGGNMAERLRRGGHDVVGYDRDPSISDVESLKGLVERLEAPRLVWVMVPAGKPTQSTVDDLGELLDEGDIVVDGGNSHYVDDQKHAAELAQKGIGFVDCGVSGGVWGLQNGYALMCGGDKEHVDRLMPIFETLKPEGEDGFVHAGDVGAGHFAKMVHNGIEYGMMQAFAEGWELLEASDVVKDVRGSFASWRTGTVIRSWLLDLLVRALDDDERLDQLRGYAQDSGEGRWTVQAAVDHAVPLPVITAALYARFASRQEDSPAMKVVAALRNQFGGHAINATEGSTAKGADAPGADVTPPKEADR
- the recF gene encoding DNA replication/repair protein RecF (All proteins in this family for which functions are known are DNA-binding proteins that assist the filamentation of RecA onto DNA for the initiation of recombination or recombinational repair.), whose protein sequence is MHVAHLSLTDFRSYASVELGLEPGVTAFVGPNGQGKTNLVEALGYVATHSSHRVATDAPLVRQGAARAIVRCALHRDDRRALIELEINPGRANRARLNRSPVSRARDVVGLLRTVLFAPEDLALSKGDPSERRRFLDDLLVARAPRFAGVRADYDRVLKQRGALLRTAAQARRGSRGARRQDSDSAFAAAGAGDVLSTLEVWDAHLARHGAELLKARLELIEALRPLVAGSYAALAPSSAPATLAYRSTLSTGGDDDEGGQGGEFPGERGSFDTQTLSTDLGKTLEERLRERLSEVRQSELERGVTLVGPHRDDLVLGLGELPARGYASHGESWSFALALRLAAYDLLRADGGDPVLILDDVFAELDSQRRRRLAEMVAPAEQVLITAAVPDDVPKELAGARFDVVEGSVTRVR